The following proteins are co-located in the Nitrospiria bacterium genome:
- a CDS encoding FtsQ-type POTRA domain-containing protein produces MMYRYHRSRGDLNSVPAQKRGQKGVSKLRPARARGKGVLWAGPGARVAKVLLYALPLAGVAGAGLWGWYALMNGVRHSSLFTLQEVRTVGWERAAKLKALERLRYSSSGSSLLDLDLVSLKGSLLGEPWIRDVNLRKEYPDTLSVRVTERRPVAVLAGRQIEAIVDDTGTVLEEWPNGAQTPNPWSHLPVIHGVEASSLRDGDSAAVQRFGAALDVLRAASSSAEPGMDLDAGQWDDVRVRRNGYWIRFGEGSIDEKWRRFLSVENEIERRHEGVQEVDLRFPAQVVVR; encoded by the coding sequence ATGATGTATCGATACCATCGGTCCAGAGGAGATTTAAACTCCGTCCCTGCACAGAAAAGGGGCCAGAAAGGGGTTTCAAAACTGCGGCCGGCCCGGGCGCGCGGGAAAGGGGTTCTATGGGCCGGCCCGGGCGCGCGGGTTGCGAAGGTTCTCTTATATGCCCTGCCGTTGGCGGGTGTCGCGGGTGCGGGATTGTGGGGGTGGTACGCCTTGATGAACGGGGTGAGGCATTCAAGCCTGTTCACACTTCAGGAGGTCCGTACCGTGGGTTGGGAGCGGGCGGCAAAGCTCAAAGCCCTCGAGCGTCTTCGTTATTCTTCATCGGGATCAAGCCTCCTCGATCTGGATCTGGTTTCGCTGAAAGGGTCGTTGTTGGGCGAACCCTGGATCCGGGACGTGAACCTGCGCAAGGAATACCCGGACACCCTGTCCGTTCGGGTGACCGAGCGCCGTCCCGTTGCGGTTCTGGCCGGTCGGCAGATCGAGGCCATTGTGGATGACACCGGGACGGTGCTGGAGGAATGGCCCAACGGAGCGCAGACCCCCAATCCCTGGTCGCACCTTCCCGTCATTCATGGGGTGGAAGCGAGTTCACTACGGGACGGGGATTCTGCGGCCGTCCAACGGTTTGGAGCGGCCCTGGACGTTTTGCGCGCGGCGTCTTCATCAGCGGAGCCGGGGATGGATTTGGACGCCGGCCAATGGGACGACGTCCGGGTCCGGCGGAATGGATACTGGATCCGGTTCGGAGAAGGATCCATTGATGAAAAGTGGCGCCGCTTCCTGTCGGTCGAGAACGAGATCGAGCGGCGGCATGAGGGGGTGCAGGAAGTCGATCTGCGGTTTCCGGCGCAGGTGGTGGTCCGATGA
- the ftsA gene encoding cell division protein FtsA has translation MAKREDIIVGLDIGTTKICAIVGEINRSSRSDGLSGIDVIGIGTSPSRGLRKGVVVNIESTVESIKKAVEEAELMAGVQIQAVYAGIAGGHVKGFNSRGVIAVKEREVSQADVERVIDAARAVAIPLDREVLHVLPQEFIVDDQDGIKDPLGMAGVRLEAEVHIITGAVTSAQNIIKSVNRAGLEVIDIILQPLASSEAVLTPEERDLGVTMVDIGGGTTDIATFVDGGIWHTAVLGIGGNHLTGDVAIGLRTPVAEAEKIKIKYGCAMTSMVKENETIEVPSVGGRPPRILSRQILSEIIEPRAEEIFGLVAREIKRTGYEERVASGVVITGGSATLRGMVEVAERILDLPVRLGAPTNVGGLADIVNNPMYATGVGLILYALKTQGEREVRRFKDRRLFYKVAGRMREWVQEFF, from the coding sequence TTGGCGAAGCGAGAAGATATCATCGTAGGCCTTGACATCGGCACGACGAAGATCTGCGCCATCGTCGGCGAAATCAACCGCTCGTCCCGGTCGGACGGCCTTTCCGGCATCGACGTGATCGGCATCGGCACCAGTCCATCCCGCGGACTCCGAAAAGGCGTGGTGGTGAACATCGAGAGCACGGTGGAGTCGATCAAGAAGGCGGTGGAGGAGGCCGAGCTCATGGCCGGGGTTCAGATCCAGGCCGTTTATGCCGGAATCGCCGGCGGGCACGTCAAGGGCTTCAACAGCCGCGGCGTCATCGCCGTGAAGGAGAGGGAGGTGAGTCAGGCGGATGTGGAACGCGTCATCGACGCCGCACGGGCCGTCGCGATTCCCCTCGACCGCGAAGTCCTGCACGTCCTACCGCAGGAATTCATCGTGGACGATCAGGACGGGATCAAAGACCCCCTTGGAATGGCCGGCGTCCGTTTGGAAGCCGAGGTGCACATCATCACCGGGGCCGTGACCTCGGCCCAGAACATCATCAAGAGCGTGAACCGGGCCGGGCTTGAAGTGATCGACATCATCCTTCAACCCTTAGCGTCCAGCGAGGCGGTGTTAACCCCGGAGGAGAGGGATCTGGGCGTTACGATGGTGGACATCGGGGGAGGAACGACCGATATCGCGACCTTTGTCGACGGAGGAATCTGGCATACGGCGGTATTGGGAATCGGCGGGAATCATCTGACGGGGGATGTGGCGATCGGGCTTCGGACGCCGGTGGCCGAGGCCGAGAAGATCAAGATCAAGTACGGCTGCGCCATGACCTCGATGGTGAAGGAGAATGAAACGATCGAGGTCCCCAGCGTCGGGGGCCGTCCGCCCCGGATTCTATCGCGTCAGATCCTGTCCGAAATCATCGAGCCGAGGGCCGAGGAAATCTTCGGACTGGTGGCCCGAGAGATCAAGCGGACGGGTTACGAGGAGCGGGTGGCCTCGGGGGTGGTGATCACGGGCGGGAGCGCCACGCTGAGGGGAATGGTCGAGGTGGCCGAACGGATTTTGGATCTGCCGGTCCGTCTGGGTGCTCCGACCAACGTGGGCGGCTTGGCGGACATCGTGAATAATCCGATGTATGCCACGGGGGTGGGACTGATCCTGTATGCGCTCAAGACGCAAGGGGAACGGGAGGTGCGGCGGTTCAAAGATCGGCGGCTGTTCTACAAAGTGGCCGGCCGGATGCGGGAATGGGTCCAGGAATTTTTTTAA
- the ftsZ gene encoding cell division protein FtsZ: MFLFEEAEIRPAKIKVIGVGGSGCNAVNTMIASKFSGVEFISANTDVQALSLSKAPCTLPMGARLTKGLGAGANPNVGREAALEDAQKIREMLEGADMVFVTAGMGGGTGTGAAPIIANVARELGALTVAVVTKPFQFEGALRMRRAEEGIDELKKVVDSLIVIPNQRLLSIVDKTASVPKSFKMVDDVLRQAVQGIADLVTTPGLVNVDFADVRTVMAHMGRAVMGMGFARGDHRAVEAAQRAISSPLLEEDGIHGARGVLLNITGGEGLSLHEVSEASTIIQEAADPEANIIFGSVINKQMKEDVIVTVIATGFDKELIREEPVKSAASKPVPSKSLDRPAFLRKVANSGYPPGGLNVDDEWDVPTFLRKQAD; the protein is encoded by the coding sequence ATGTTTCTCTTTGAAGAGGCCGAGATCAGGCCGGCCAAGATCAAAGTCATCGGGGTCGGGGGCAGCGGTTGCAATGCGGTGAACACGATGATCGCCTCCAAGTTTTCGGGGGTCGAATTCATCTCGGCGAATACCGATGTCCAGGCGTTGAGCCTGTCCAAGGCGCCTTGCACCCTTCCGATGGGCGCCCGATTGACCAAGGGTCTTGGGGCCGGGGCCAATCCCAACGTGGGTCGGGAGGCCGCGCTGGAGGACGCACAGAAAATCCGGGAAATGCTGGAGGGAGCCGATATGGTTTTCGTGACGGCCGGCATGGGGGGAGGGACCGGAACCGGTGCGGCGCCCATTATCGCGAATGTCGCCCGGGAACTTGGAGCCTTGACGGTGGCCGTCGTCACGAAACCGTTTCAATTCGAGGGGGCGCTTCGGATGCGTCGTGCCGAGGAAGGCATCGACGAACTGAAGAAGGTGGTCGATTCCCTGATCGTGATCCCCAACCAGCGGCTTCTGTCGATCGTGGACAAAACCGCCTCCGTGCCGAAATCCTTCAAGATGGTGGATGATGTGCTTCGCCAGGCGGTCCAGGGGATCGCGGATCTCGTGACGACGCCCGGTCTGGTCAATGTGGATTTTGCGGATGTCCGGACCGTGATGGCCCATATGGGGCGGGCCGTGATGGGAATGGGATTCGCCCGGGGCGATCATCGCGCGGTGGAGGCGGCCCAGAGGGCGATCTCCAGTCCCCTGCTCGAGGAGGACGGGATTCATGGGGCGCGGGGGGTGCTCCTGAACATCACCGGGGGGGAAGGATTGTCCCTTCACGAGGTGAGCGAGGCCTCCACGATTATTCAGGAGGCGGCCGACCCGGAGGCCAACATTATCTTCGGCTCCGTGATCAACAAACAGATGAAGGAGGACGTGATCGTCACCGTCATCGCCACCGGTTTCGATAAGGAATTGATTCGGGAAGAGCCCGTAAAATCCGCGGCCTCCAAACCGGTGCCTTCGAAGAGCCTGGACCGGCCCGCCTTTCTGCGAAAGGTGGCGAACAGCGGATATCCGCCGGGCGGACTCAACGTCGATGATGAATGGGACGTTCCGACCTTTTTGCGAAAACAGGCGGACTGA
- the pgeF gene encoding peptidoglycan editing factor PgeF, with translation MSKLMDRHNVVGEMAASFHVIEIEDHRAVELPWKGGNPPWRALFGLRGPRPMEILAKYFGLQTNRIATVRQVHGVSIWVVDAAQASDPSGPEREADAMITKRPGMAIAVRTADCLPILIWDEVNKVAAAVHAGWRGSLNAIASKAVLTMRSSFGSHPGDLRVGIGPAIGPCCYEVNGPVLTPLRERFGYWSEVVREKGNGKGMLDLAGLNFRQLVATGVPPEGITVAYACTFCHPERFYSFRRDGDSSGGMISGIMIQA, from the coding sequence ATGTCTAAGCTCATGGATCGGCATAATGTGGTAGGTGAGATGGCGGCATCGTTTCATGTGATCGAAATCGAGGACCATCGTGCCGTGGAACTTCCATGGAAGGGCGGAAATCCCCCATGGCGGGCGCTGTTTGGTCTTCGCGGTCCTCGTCCGATGGAAATTCTGGCGAAGTATTTCGGACTCCAAACGAACCGGATTGCGACGGTTCGCCAGGTGCACGGCGTTTCCATCTGGGTGGTCGACGCGGCCCAGGCTTCCGATCCATCCGGACCGGAACGGGAGGCGGACGCCATGATCACCAAGCGGCCTGGGATGGCGATCGCGGTCCGAACGGCCGACTGCCTGCCCATCTTGATCTGGGATGAGGTCAACAAGGTTGCCGCAGCCGTGCATGCGGGCTGGCGAGGATCGCTTAACGCGATCGCCTCCAAGGCCGTTCTGACGATGCGGTCTTCCTTCGGGAGCCATCCCGGCGATCTTCGAGTCGGAATCGGCCCGGCGATCGGGCCTTGTTGTTATGAAGTGAACGGGCCGGTGTTGACGCCGCTTCGGGAACGGTTCGGCTATTGGAGCGAGGTGGTAAGGGAGAAGGGGAACGGCAAAGGAATGCTCGACCTGGCGGGATTGAATTTCCGCCAACTGGTGGCCACGGGGGTTCCGCCGGAAGGGATCACGGTGGCCTATGCCTGCACCTTTTGTCATCCGGAACGTTTCTATTCGTTCCGACGCGACGGTGACTCGTCCGGCGGAATGATCAGCGGGATAATGATCCAAGCATGA
- a CDS encoding YggS family pyridoxal phosphate-dependent enzyme, whose protein sequence is MDGSVAANLRWVRERILAAAERSGRDPRRITLVVVTKGVRSDRVREAVAAGATVLGENRVQEALPKIKALGETVRWHLIGHLQRNKVKQAVPNFDLIHSVDSPELAEEIERRAEQAGIRQRVLIQVNVSREPSKHGILPEAVDDLVRKTAALPHLVLDGLMTIPPPSTDPKRSRPYFRWLGEKAEELGRAGRPVRELSMGMSGDFEVAIEEGATLIRVGTAIFGPRGMTEGIEGGPA, encoded by the coding sequence ATGGATGGATCAGTCGCCGCCAATCTGCGATGGGTCCGGGAACGGATCCTCGCCGCCGCGGAACGGTCCGGACGTGATCCGAGACGGATTACGCTGGTTGTCGTCACCAAAGGGGTGAGGAGCGACCGTGTTCGGGAGGCCGTGGCGGCCGGCGCCACCGTGCTGGGCGAAAACCGGGTTCAGGAAGCCCTGCCGAAAATCAAGGCCCTTGGGGAGACGGTTCGGTGGCATCTGATCGGCCACCTTCAGAGGAATAAAGTAAAGCAGGCCGTCCCGAATTTTGATCTGATCCATTCGGTCGACAGTCCCGAGCTGGCCGAAGAGATCGAACGGCGCGCCGAGCAGGCCGGGATCCGACAAAGGGTGCTGATTCAAGTGAATGTGTCCCGCGAGCCCAGCAAACACGGGATATTACCGGAAGCGGTGGACGATTTGGTTCGGAAAACGGCGGCCCTTCCGCATCTTGTTCTGGACGGATTGATGACGATTCCGCCCCCGTCAACCGATCCGAAACGATCGAGGCCCTATTTTCGCTGGCTGGGTGAAAAAGCGGAAGAGCTCGGGCGGGCCGGACGGCCCGTTCGGGAGCTGTCGATGGGAATGTCCGGCGATTTTGAGGTGGCCATCGAGGAAGGGGCGACCCTGATTCGTGTCGGGACCGCGATTTTCGGCCCTCGGGGAATGACGGAAGGGATTGAAGGGGGACCGGCATAA
- a CDS encoding YggT family protein translates to MFIAANLIKAVAEVVSIILNFYMWVIIIRALISWVNPDPYNPIVQFLYKVTEPVLHPVRRLIPVYNMGIDLSPLIVILILIFLRSFLVASLYQLALRLQ, encoded by the coding sequence ATGTTCATCGCCGCCAACCTGATTAAGGCCGTCGCTGAGGTGGTCAGTATCATTTTGAATTTTTACATGTGGGTGATCATTATCCGGGCCCTGATCTCTTGGGTCAATCCGGATCCCTATAACCCGATCGTCCAGTTTCTTTACAAGGTGACGGAGCCGGTGCTGCACCCCGTCCGTCGGCTCATCCCGGTGTATAATATGGGTATCGATCTTTCGCCGTTGATCGTGATCCTGATCCTAATTTTCCTGAGAAGTTTTTTGGTGGCCAGTTTGTATCAATTGGCCCTTCGGCTGCAATAA